The proteins below are encoded in one region of Sphingobium yanoikuyae:
- a CDS encoding acyl-CoA dehydrogenase family protein → MEGQALTDALDGLRQEVRQWLADNAPHGWRERSSSEAAFLQIQRDWFAKLVEGGYAVPHWPAQWPGGGRSLAEQKILYEELARADTPRLLLSFMSTYHAACTLFEWASEEQQALLIPRILAGEIWCQGFSEPNAGSDLANVRTRAERVGDHYVVNGQKLWSTMGQFADKCLLLVRTSNDGPKQAGLTYLLLDLKAPGVIARPIHQIHGDEEFAELFLDNVEIPVSDRLGEEGQGWAVAQSTLSSERGLTLLELSARLRGALWRLGELIRAQGRQDDQGIVRDFGRLSAKVDATCAVADQFLANRIAGIERVGDASIVKLSYSRTLRDFTSLGIRLGGIDAQYHSPITFGGGMETGNWMADFMNSYAWTIAGGSDEVQRNIIAERLVGMPREPKSWTLKEGAA, encoded by the coding sequence ATGGAGGGGCAGGCTTTGACCGATGCGCTCGACGGGCTGCGGCAGGAAGTGCGCCAGTGGCTGGCCGACAATGCGCCGCACGGCTGGCGCGAGCGCAGCAGCAGCGAGGCGGCCTTCCTGCAAATCCAGCGCGACTGGTTCGCCAAGCTGGTCGAGGGCGGCTATGCGGTGCCGCACTGGCCGGCCCAATGGCCCGGCGGCGGCCGCTCGCTTGCCGAACAGAAGATCCTCTACGAGGAACTGGCCCGCGCCGACACGCCGCGGCTGCTGCTGTCCTTCATGTCGACCTATCATGCCGCCTGCACCCTGTTCGAATGGGCGAGCGAGGAGCAGCAGGCGCTGCTGATCCCGCGCATCCTGGCCGGCGAAATCTGGTGCCAGGGCTTTTCCGAGCCCAATGCCGGGTCCGACCTTGCCAATGTCCGCACCCGCGCCGAGCGGGTCGGCGACCATTATGTCGTCAACGGGCAGAAGCTCTGGTCGACCATGGGCCAGTTTGCCGACAAATGCCTGTTGCTGGTGCGCACCAGCAATGACGGGCCGAAACAGGCGGGGCTCACCTATCTGCTGCTCGACCTCAAGGCGCCGGGCGTCATCGCGCGGCCGATCCACCAGATTCATGGTGACGAGGAATTTGCCGAGCTGTTCCTCGACAATGTCGAGATTCCCGTCAGCGACCGGTTGGGCGAAGAGGGGCAGGGCTGGGCCGTGGCGCAATCCACCCTTTCCTCCGAACGCGGCCTGACCCTGCTGGAACTCAGCGCCCGGTTGCGTGGCGCCTTGTGGCGGCTAGGCGAGCTGATCCGGGCGCAGGGCCGGCAGGACGATCAGGGCATAGTGCGGGACTTCGGCCGGCTGAGCGCCAAGGTGGATGCGACCTGCGCCGTCGCCGACCAGTTCCTCGCCAACCGCATCGCCGGGATCGAGCGGGTCGGCGACGCGTCGATCGTCAAGCTGTCCTACTCCCGCACGCTGCGGGATTTCACATCGCTCGGGATTCGGCTGGGTGGCATCGACGCGCAATATCACAGCCCGATCACCTTTGGCGGCGGCATGGAGACCGGCAACTGGATGGCGGATTTCATGAACAGCTATGCCTGGACCATCGCCGGCGGCAGCGACGAGGTGCAACGCAACATCATCGCGGAAAGACTGGTCGGCATGCCGCGCGAACCGAAAAGCTGGACCTTGAAGGAGGGCGCGGCATGA
- a CDS encoding PKD domain-containing protein gives MRRSIAMGMTALSAVLMAGMGSMAGAQQGSAPAGQTSAAEDPLFTQPYIDIDEWRDAPVRHRYVHGGFKGTETRFSFYFPDKAHYQDRFFQHITPVPDDENLAQKLTQGEENYIGFSIASGGYYVETNGGGRDQVGMPGKPNDFTIAAYRANAASARYSRVVAQQMYGGKRPYGYAFGGSGGGFRTVGSIENTTGVWDGVVPYVLGSPMAPPNMFSVRMRAMRVLNDKFPQILDAVEPGGSGDPYAGLTPQQASVLREVTAMGFPTPSWFGWKTMGIHGFAALYGGMVMADAGYFTDFWTKPGYLGHDDPRSFDGYRLQHDATVAAPISAAQAADLKLDTRITDGAANVDNAFAALQGRAAQRIVAFRLSSPPPKTYFVGGDLIVGSGSAQGKRLTINRIAGDVVILGVVDDAVVDLLKAGDKVRVDNSNFLAAETYHWHQVPPADAGYPVWDQFRGADGKPLYPQRPFLLGPLFTAATTGKPMGQPPMTGQFQGKMILVENLWDREAMPWQGDWYRQRVIAAQGAGADQNFRIWFTDHALHGDSSKQEDPTRTVSYLGVLEQALRDLSAWVEKGVAPPANTAYRIDNGQVIVPADAAARGGIQPIASVTANGAAKAVVKPGAAVTFRATVSVPPGTGRIVSAEWDFDGSGAFAEKAKLPGGSGSSLTLTTRHSFAAPGTYFPALRIASERRGDAATPYARIQNLGRVRVVVQ, from the coding sequence ATGCGTCGATCGATTGCAATGGGCATGACAGCCCTGTCAGCGGTGTTGATGGCCGGCATGGGCAGCATGGCCGGGGCGCAGCAGGGCAGCGCACCTGCCGGGCAGACAAGCGCCGCCGAAGACCCGCTTTTCACCCAGCCCTATATCGACATCGACGAATGGCGCGATGCGCCGGTGCGGCACCGCTATGTCCATGGCGGGTTCAAGGGGACGGAGACCCGTTTCTCCTTCTATTTCCCCGACAAGGCGCACTATCAGGACCGCTTCTTCCAGCATATCACGCCGGTCCCGGATGACGAAAATCTGGCGCAGAAGCTGACGCAAGGCGAGGAAAATTATATCGGCTTCTCGATCGCGTCGGGCGGCTATTATGTCGAGACCAATGGCGGCGGCCGCGACCAGGTGGGCATGCCGGGCAAGCCCAACGACTTCACCATCGCCGCCTATCGCGCCAATGCGGCATCGGCCCGCTATTCGCGCGTCGTCGCGCAACAGATGTACGGCGGCAAGCGCCCCTATGGCTATGCCTTTGGCGGCAGCGGCGGGGGCTTCCGCACGGTCGGCTCGATCGAGAATACGACCGGCGTGTGGGACGGTGTCGTCCCCTATGTGCTGGGATCGCCGATGGCGCCGCCCAACATGTTCTCCGTGCGGATGCGGGCGATGCGGGTGCTAAACGACAAGTTCCCGCAGATATTGGACGCGGTCGAGCCGGGCGGATCGGGCGATCCCTATGCCGGGCTGACGCCGCAGCAGGCGTCGGTGCTGCGCGAAGTGACGGCGATGGGTTTCCCGACGCCGAGCTGGTTTGGCTGGAAGACGATGGGCATCCACGGCTTTGCCGCCCTTTATGGCGGGATGGTGATGGCGGATGCCGGCTATTTCACCGATTTCTGGACCAAGCCGGGCTATCTTGGCCATGATGATCCCAGGAGTTTCGACGGCTATCGGTTGCAGCATGACGCGACCGTCGCCGCGCCAATCAGCGCGGCGCAGGCGGCGGACCTGAAGCTCGACACCCGCATCACCGATGGCGCGGCCAATGTCGACAATGCCTTTGCCGCGCTGCAGGGTCGGGCGGCGCAGCGCATCGTCGCCTTCCGCCTGTCGAGCCCGCCGCCCAAGACCTATTTCGTCGGCGGCGACCTGATCGTCGGGTCGGGCTCGGCGCAGGGCAAGCGGTTGACGATCAACCGGATCGCCGGCGATGTCGTGATCCTGGGCGTGGTGGACGATGCCGTGGTCGACCTGCTGAAGGCTGGCGACAAGGTGCGGGTCGACAACAGCAATTTCCTGGCCGCCGAAACCTATCATTGGCATCAGGTGCCGCCGGCCGATGCCGGCTATCCGGTCTGGGACCAGTTTCGCGGGGCCGACGGCAAGCCGCTCTATCCGCAGCGCCCTTTCCTGCTCGGCCCGCTCTTCACCGCCGCGACCACCGGCAAGCCGATGGGCCAGCCGCCGATGACCGGGCAGTTCCAGGGCAAGATGATCCTGGTCGAAAATCTGTGGGATCGCGAAGCCATGCCGTGGCAGGGCGACTGGTATCGCCAGCGGGTGATCGCTGCGCAGGGCGCGGGTGCCGACCAGAATTTCCGCATCTGGTTCACCGACCATGCGCTGCATGGTGACAGCAGCAAGCAGGAAGACCCGACCCGCACGGTCAGCTATCTGGGCGTGCTGGAGCAGGCGCTGCGCGACCTGTCCGCCTGGGTCGAAAAGGGCGTGGCGCCGCCCGCCAACACCGCCTATCGCATCGATAATGGGCAAGTAATCGTGCCGGCCGATGCGGCGGCGCGCGGCGGCATCCAGCCGATCGCCAGCGTCACCGCCAATGGCGCGGCCAAGGCGGTGGTGAAGCCCGGCGCGGCCGTGACCTTCCGCGCGACCGTCAGCGTACCGCCGGGCACCGGCCGGATCGTGTCGGCGGAATGGGATTTCGACGGCAGCGGCGCCTTTGCCGAGAAGGCGAAGCTGCCCGGCGGTTCGGGCAGCAGCCTGACCCTGACCACACGCCACAGCTTCGCCGCGCCCGGCACATATTTCCCCGCGCTGCGCATCGCGTCGGAACGCAGGGGCGACGCCGCCACCCCCTATGCCCGCATCCAGAATCTGGGGCGGGTGCGGGTCGTCGTCCAATAG
- a CDS encoding Rieske (2Fe-2S) protein — translation MSERDFKMAASLDEVPLGKTKSVTIDGRAILLCNSDGQIHAIAALCSHADEPLACGRIRLGWIACPAHGARFDLETGAPLTGPASEPIATYPVRIVDGMIEVAI, via the coding sequence ATGAGCGAGCGCGATTTCAAAATGGCAGCCTCCCTGGATGAGGTGCCGCTGGGCAAGACCAAAAGCGTGACCATCGACGGACGGGCCATCCTGTTGTGCAACAGCGACGGGCAAATCCACGCCATCGCCGCGCTCTGTTCCCATGCCGACGAACCGCTCGCCTGCGGTCGCATTCGCCTGGGCTGGATCGCCTGCCCGGCCCATGGTGCCCGCTTCGACCTGGAGACCGGCGCGCCGCTGACCGGCCCGGCGAGCGAACCGATCGCCACCTATCCCGTCCGCATCGTCGACGGCATGATCGAGGTGGCGATCTAG
- a CDS encoding acyl-CoA dehydrogenase family protein: MDLSLTDDQIAILDAIDTLTRPYAGATLHEAGFALASDALDRDLAEGGFLDIGFDPDLGAISAALVVERLARLPQTVEAAASALIRPLLGDATPRPLCLVEEGKTHRPVRFLAPGATVLLVGPDQVRSFVAGPEHVRAEPEALYAYPMGSLIAQPDDLTDHDVSADDIRTRWRVALAAEAAGLLAAALDSTATYVTDRQQFGRPLATFQALRHRLAEAQVRANGLYWLAMKAAATLDAGDAALAALHAQESARTGVYDFHQFLGAMGMTLEHPLHLWTYRLKALIGDLGGRGGQALAAADALWG; encoded by the coding sequence ATGGACCTGTCCCTGACCGACGACCAGATCGCCATCCTCGACGCGATCGACACGCTGACTCGGCCCTATGCCGGCGCGACGCTGCATGAGGCGGGCTTTGCCCTGGCCAGCGACGCGCTCGACCGCGACCTCGCCGAAGGCGGCTTCCTCGACATCGGCTTCGATCCCGATCTCGGCGCGATCAGCGCCGCCCTGGTGGTCGAGCGGCTGGCGCGCCTGCCCCAGACGGTGGAGGCGGCAGCCAGCGCCCTTATCCGCCCATTGCTGGGCGATGCTACACCGCGCCCGCTCTGCCTGGTGGAGGAAGGCAAGACCCATCGCCCGGTACGCTTCCTAGCCCCCGGTGCGACGGTGCTGCTGGTCGGGCCGGACCAGGTGCGCAGCTTCGTCGCCGGCCCCGAGCATGTCCGGGCCGAACCCGAAGCCCTTTATGCCTATCCGATGGGCAGCCTGATCGCCCAGCCCGACGACCTGACCGATCACGACGTGTCGGCCGACGACATTCGCACCCGCTGGCGCGTGGCGCTGGCGGCGGAGGCGGCGGGCCTGCTCGCCGCCGCACTCGACAGCACGGCCACCTATGTCACTGATCGCCAGCAGTTCGGCCGCCCGCTCGCCACCTTCCAGGCGCTGCGCCATCGCCTGGCCGAGGCGCAGGTGCGCGCCAACGGCCTCTACTGGCTGGCGATGAAGGCCGCCGCCACGCTTGATGCCGGGGACGCAGCGCTGGCGGCGCTGCACGCACAGGAATCGGCGCGGACCGGCGTCTATGACTTCCACCAGTTCCTCGGCGCCATGGGCATGACGCTGGAGCATCCGCTGCACCTGTGGACCTATCGGCTCAAGGCGCTGATCGGCGACCTGGGCGGGCGCGGCGGCCAAGCGCTGGCGGCGGCCGATGCCCTCTGGGGGTAG
- a CDS encoding acyl-CoA dehydrogenase family protein translates to MTMTRAEVQDAADKAFGQSELAPDAAQSWALIAEMGWLMMGVPEELGGLGLGREATGVIHQGVGKALVPGPVLAQMLTIEALAAADDLPERDALIADAMAGEVMTASLAGGLDGADRLTCVPDADTASHVLHVTDDRVALVPAEQVSVTYREGWDKSHRLFDVVLEGPGLTLARGDAARALADRIEALRLFCLAGDSLGGAEAALAMTVAYLETRQQFDRPLALFQALKHRVADMRTQLTAADALFWSRAQQADADIIALGALKALACAVYRLVAEEAIQLHGGIGLTMEHPCHLFLKRAMLNGALGGDADHWDERTGRAALEAAA, encoded by the coding sequence ATGACCATGACCCGCGCGGAAGTGCAGGATGCGGCCGACAAGGCGTTCGGCCAGAGCGAACTGGCCCCGGATGCGGCGCAGAGCTGGGCGCTGATCGCCGAGATGGGCTGGCTGATGATGGGCGTGCCGGAGGAACTGGGCGGCCTGGGCCTCGGCCGCGAGGCGACGGGCGTCATCCATCAGGGCGTGGGCAAGGCGCTGGTGCCCGGCCCCGTGCTGGCGCAGATGCTGACGATCGAGGCGCTGGCGGCGGCCGATGACCTGCCCGAACGCGACGCGCTGATCGCCGATGCCATGGCCGGTGAGGTGATGACCGCGTCGCTGGCGGGCGGGCTGGACGGCGCCGACCGGCTGACCTGCGTGCCCGATGCCGATACCGCCAGCCATGTTTTGCACGTCACCGACGATCGGGTGGCACTGGTGCCGGCCGAGCAGGTTTCCGTCACCTATCGGGAAGGCTGGGACAAGAGCCATCGCCTGTTCGATGTCGTCCTTGAAGGCCCCGGCCTCACGCTGGCGCGGGGCGATGCCGCCCGCGCGCTGGCGGATCGGATCGAGGCGCTGCGCCTCTTCTGCCTGGCGGGCGACAGCCTGGGCGGCGCGGAGGCGGCGCTGGCGATGACCGTCGCCTATCTCGAAACGAGGCAGCAGTTCGACCGGCCGCTGGCGCTGTTCCAGGCGCTCAAGCATCGCGTCGCCGACATGCGCACCCAATTGACCGCCGCCGACGCCCTGTTCTGGAGCCGGGCGCAGCAGGCCGACGCCGATATCATCGCCCTGGGCGCGCTCAAGGCGCTGGCCTGCGCCGTCTATCGGCTGGTCGCGGAAGAGGCGATCCAGCTCCATGGCGGCATTGGCCTCACCATGGAGCATCCCTGTCACCTGTTCCTGAAGCGCGCGATGCTGAATGGCGCGCTCGGCGGCGATGCGGATCATTGGGACGAACGGACCGGCAGGGCGGCGCTAGAGGCAGCAGCCTGA
- a CDS encoding acyl-CoA dehydrogenase family protein, protein MDFEWTQDEEAFRQRLRDFLAATLPQDWERFSQHGPASPALTDYARTFCGRLADEGLLTPHWSKEIGGQGLDPWHQTILAEEMWIAGEPRGGQYMNVNWVGPTLIRYGSDAQKARYLPAITGGRALWCQGFSEPGSGSDLASLRTRATRDGDVYRVSGQKIWTSYAGLADTCFLVCRTSDDRKKGISILLVPMDTPGITVRQIPSLIGEGDIHEVFFDEVVVPVEARLGEEGQAWEIIGYSLTNERLGIPRYALARAALDRAVMLLQAQGEFAGEAVRIEAAHAAALCEAARMASYAIVDRRCRGEAIGAESSSARFATVMAERRVCEFIVEYLPQALADAHPYLKMHHQRGIVAGIAAGAAEIQLNIIASDVLKLPREPR, encoded by the coding sequence ATGGATTTTGAATGGACGCAGGATGAAGAGGCTTTTCGCCAGCGGTTGCGCGACTTTCTCGCCGCGACGCTGCCGCAGGATTGGGAGCGTTTCTCGCAACATGGCCCGGCTTCCCCGGCGCTGACCGACTATGCCCGCACTTTCTGCGGGCGCTTGGCCGATGAAGGCCTGCTGACCCCGCACTGGAGCAAGGAGATTGGCGGCCAGGGGCTCGATCCCTGGCACCAGACCATATTGGCCGAGGAAATGTGGATCGCGGGCGAACCGCGCGGCGGCCAATATATGAACGTCAACTGGGTCGGGCCGACGCTGATCCGCTACGGCTCGGACGCGCAGAAGGCGCGCTACCTGCCCGCCATCACCGGCGGCCGCGCACTCTGGTGCCAGGGCTTTTCCGAACCCGGTTCCGGTTCCGACCTCGCCTCGCTGCGCACCCGCGCGACCCGCGACGGCGATGTCTATCGCGTATCGGGGCAGAAAATCTGGACCAGCTATGCGGGCCTTGCCGACACCTGTTTCCTGGTCTGCCGCACCAGCGACGATCGCAAGAAGGGCATTTCCATCCTGCTGGTGCCGATGGACACGCCCGGCATCACCGTGCGGCAAATCCCCTCGCTGATCGGCGAAGGCGATATTCACGAAGTCTTCTTCGACGAAGTCGTCGTGCCGGTGGAGGCGCGGCTGGGCGAGGAAGGCCAGGCCTGGGAAATCATCGGCTATTCGCTCACCAATGAGCGGCTCGGCATTCCCCGCTACGCCCTCGCCCGCGCGGCGCTCGACCGTGCGGTAATGCTATTGCAGGCCCAGGGTGAATTTGCCGGCGAGGCAGTGCGGATCGAGGCCGCCCATGCCGCCGCCCTGTGCGAAGCGGCACGGATGGCCAGCTATGCGATCGTCGACCGCCGCTGCCGGGGCGAGGCGATCGGCGCCGAATCCAGCTCCGCCCGTTTCGCCACGGTGATGGCCGAACGGCGGGTATGCGAATTCATCGTCGAATATCTGCCGCAGGCACTGGCCGACGCCCACCCCTATCTCAAAATGCATCATCAGCGCGGGATCGTCGCGGGCATCGCCGCCGGCGCGGCGGAAATCCAGCTCAACATCATCGCCAGCGATGTGCTCAAACTGCCGCGGGAGCCGCGCTGA